The DNA region GCGGGCACGTCCGGGGAGGAGTCCGAGCTGTACACGCTGCGCGCCGCCCTCGCCCTGTGGCAGGGTCCGCTGCTCGCCAACGTGCCCTCCGACCTCCTGCACCGCGACGAGGTGCCGAGGCTGGCCGAGGAGCGGCTGAGGGTGCTGGAGCGGGTCTGCGACATCGAACTGGGGCACGGCCGCTGCCGCGAGACCCTCGTCGATCTTTGGGAGGTTACGCGCGTATACCCGGCCCACGAGCGGTTCGCCGAGCAACTGATGCAGGCCCTCTACCGGACCGGACGGCAGACCGAGGCGCTGGCCGAGTACCGGCGGATCAAGGGCCATCTGCGTGAGGAGCTGGGCGTGGACCCCCGGGCCGAACTGCAACGTCTGGAACTGGCCATCCTGCGCGGCGACGACCTGGGGGCCGTCGACACGGGCCGCGCCCCCGTCTCGCTCGCGCCCCCGGGCGCCCACCCGGGGACCGGCACCTCCACGGCCCAGGCGTACGAGAAGCCGGCGCACCGCGAACGGCCGGGCGGACGTGCGGCGGCCCCGCTCCCCACCGTGCCCAGCTTCACCGGGCGCGTACCGGAGGTGGAGGCGCTGGTGAGACTCTTGACGCCCTGTCAGGAAGGCGCCGAGTCGTGGCCCCGGCCCGGGGAGGGAGCTTCGGGGCGGTCCCCGTTGGCCGTGCTCTCCGGGGCGCCCGGCATCGGCAAGACCGCGCTCGCCCTGCACGTCGCCCACCTGGTACGCGGCCACTACCCCGGCGGCTGCCTGCTGCTGCCCCTGACCCGCCCCGACGGCACGCCGGTGCCGCCGCCGGAGGCCGCGGAGGCGCTGAGCGGGACACCGCCCCCGGAGTCCGGCGCCGGGCCCCGCCGCACGCTGCTCGTCCTCGACGACGCCGTCCACCCCGACCAGGTACGGCCGTTGCTGACCGCCAACGCCGGCGGCGCCGCGATCGTCACCAGCCGGATGGGTCTGGCCGCGCTCGTCGCCACCCACGGCGGAACCGTCCACCGGCTCGGCGCGCTGGAACCCGAGGAGTCGCACGCCCTGCTCACCGCCGCGCTCGGACGGGAACGGACCGAGGCCGAGCCGTCGGCGGCCCTGCTCCTCGCCTCCGTGTGCGGGCACCACCCGCTCGCCCTGCGGATCGCCGCCGCCCGGCTGCTCACCCGGCCCCGGCTGCGGCTGGCCGACTGCGCGGACTGGCTGCGACGCGACCTGCCCGCCCGGCTCACCCTGGCGGACGACCCGCGTATGTCCGTACCGCTGACGCTGGACGAGGCTCTGGGACGGCTGCCCCCGGCGCTGGCCGAAGCGCATCTGAGGCTCGGCGCGACGGCCCACCACGCCCTCGGCGCCGACCGGGCCGCCGCCGTCCTCGGGGTCGACGAACAGACGGCCGAGGACGTGCTCGAACGGCTCCTCGACGCGGGCCTCCTGGAGGAGGGGCGGCCCGGGACGTTCTGGATGCACGAGCTGCTGAGGGCCCACGCCCGCCGTGCC from Streptomyces sp. NBC_01754 includes:
- a CDS encoding AfsR/SARP family transcriptional regulator; its protein translation is MQFQLLGPLSITDGRDVVVLPPSKPTALLAALLIRPGSVVSTDHLRGVVWGEEQPATAKAALQSCVLRLRRIFAKYGIEDQAVTAVAGGYRVQADTETLDLLHFRRLVDHAGTSGEESELYTLRAALALWQGPLLANVPSDLLHRDEVPRLAEERLRVLERVCDIELGHGRCRETLVDLWEVTRVYPAHERFAEQLMQALYRTGRQTEALAEYRRIKGHLREELGVDPRAELQRLELAILRGDDLGAVDTGRAPVSLAPPGAHPGTGTSTAQAYEKPAHRERPGGRAAAPLPTVPSFTGRVPEVEALVRLLTPCQEGAESWPRPGEGASGRSPLAVLSGAPGIGKTALALHVAHLVRGHYPGGCLLLPLTRPDGTPVPPPEAAEALSGTPPPESGAGPRRTLLVLDDAVHPDQVRPLLTANAGGAAIVTSRMGLAALVATHGGTVHRLGALEPEESHALLTAALGRERTEAEPSAALLLASVCGHHPLALRIAAARLLTRPRLRLADCADWLRRDLPARLTLADDPRMSVPLTLDEALGRLPPALAEAHLRLGATAHHALGADRAAAVLGVDEQTAEDVLERLLDAGLLEEGRPGTFWMHELLRAHARRATAPSADRVPVPLRPPRHEEIPTVGRTRPAALR